ACAGGCTGTCCTCCGTCGGCGCCCGGTGCGTAGCCGGCGGCGGCGATGGCATTGCAGGAGCGGGAATCGGAGCTTGAGGCGGCGCCGCAGTTTCGCGGCGGCGCAGACCCGATTCGAGCCGCTGCATCAACGTGGAGAGCGAATCCTCCGATGGCGGCGGCAGATCGCTGCCCAGGGTGGGGATCGGCGCCGCGGTCGGTGCGGGCGCCTCAACGGCCGGCGCGGCGCGCGGCGGTGCGGCGGCGACGCGCTCGAAGCGGGGTGGCAGCGACGGCTCGATCTCGACGAACTCGACCAGTTCCGGCTCGCGGGCACGGGCGCTGATTGCTTCGGCTTCGGCGGGCAGCGCGAGATCCGCGACCTGATCAAGCTCGAACGGTTCGCCGAGATCGCGCGCGACCAGCGGCCGCCGGGCGGGCGCGTCCGGATGGGCATCTGCACGGCGCAACCGGATCGGCGACTCTTCCGTCTCGTCCGCATCCTGCGGGTCACGGGCGGGCGGTATCCTGTCCAGCAGCCGCATCAGCAGGAAGACGCCGACGAACGCACCGCCGCCGAACAGAAAGGCCGTCGCCGCCCGCGCCTTGAGGCCCAGCGGCGGATTGGCGAACGGGAGCAGATCGGGCACGTGGAAGAGGCTGAGCAGCTGGAACAGCCGCCATTCCGGCAGCGCGAAGCCGGCAAAGCCGATCGCCACGGCCGCGAACGCCGCGATCGCGATGTCGAACGTGCCGGCGCGGAGCCGGAAGGGAGCCTGGATCATCATAACGCCTTGCCCGTCAGCCTCTGATAGGCCGGCATGTAGTTGGAAATATTTGAAGACCAATTACGATCGCGCTCGACATAGTCGCGGGCAACGTCGCGCCGCCCCTCCCAGGCGCCGCGATTGGCGAACAGGCTGTCAAGCGCGTCGGCCAGCGCCTTCGGATCGCCGGCCGGGAACAGGGTGCCGGTGACGCCGTCCTCGATCAGCTCGCGATGGCCGCCGACGTTGGAGGCGACGACCAGCTTGCGCTGGGCCATGGCCTCGAGCGGCTTCAACGGCGTGACCAGTTCCGTCAGCCGCATCTGCTTGCGCGGATAAGCGAGCACGTCGATCAGGCCGTAATAGCGCTCCACCTCATGATGCGGCACCCGCCCGACGAAGTGGATCCTGGAAGCGGCCGGCGACGCGGCGGCCTGGGCCTTCAGCGCTTGCTCCATCGGTCCGCCGCCGACCAGCAGCAAATGCGCGTTCGGTCGCCGGCCAAGCAGCAGCGGCATCGCCGCGATCAGATCGTCGAGGCCTTCATAATCGTAGAAGGAGCCGATGAAGCCGACCACATCGGCATCCTTCAGGCCAAGCCGGCGCGCGAGATTGGGATCGGCCGGGACCGGGCTGCCGAACAATGACATGTCGACACCGTTGGGCGAGACGATGATCTTCTCCGGAGCGATGCCGCGAGCGACGAGATCGCGGCGCAGCCCCTCGCAGATCACCGCGACCATGTCGGCGCGGCGGGCGGCGCGCGTTTCGAGCAGGCGGGTGGCGCGATAGCGGAGCGAATTTTCGCGTCCCGTGCCGTTGCCGACCGCGGCATCCTCCCAGAAGGCGCGGATTTCGTAGATCAGCGGCAGGCCGTGCCGGCGTGCCACCGGCAGCGCGGCGAGCGCATTCAGCACCGGCGAATGGACATGGAGCTGATCGGGCCGCCATTCGCGCACCAGCGCGTCGAGCCGCCGCGAGAGCGCGCGCACCTCGCGCCACTCACGCAGCGGCGACGGCGCCGGTCGCGGCATCGGGGTGCGATGGAAATCGATTCCCTCGATCGTCTCGAGAGGGGGCCCGCCGCTCGTGTGCCGCGCGCCGGTCAGGCAGGCGACGTCCAGGCCGCGGCCGAGCTGCGCGGTGACGATCGCCCGAGTCCGGAACGTGTAGCCGCTGTGCATCGGCAGGCTGTGGTCGAGCACGTGGAGAATCCGCATCTCCGTCTTGTGCCATTCAAGGCTTAACGGCCCGTCAACTGCATCGCTCTACCCTTCCCGCCAACCCGATCGTGGAGCCTCGTGCGATGACCATCCCCTTGCGCCTTGCCTTGTCCTTCGCCGCCGCCACCGGCCTCGCCGCACCCGCCGCTGCGCAATCCGACGCGGGGCCGTACCGGATCGAGGAGACCGGCCAGCGTTTCGGATCGCTGCAGGAAGCGGTCTCGGCGATCGGCAATGGCGACGGCACCATCTATATCGCCCCCGGCCGCTACCGCGAGTGCGCCGTGCAGGAAGGCGGCCGAGTCGCCTTCGTCGCCGAGCAGCGCGGGATCACCGTGTTCGACGGCGAGATGTGCGAGGGCAAGGCCGCTCTGGTGCTGCGCGGACGCGAGTCGCACGTCGAGGGCCTCGTCTTCCAGAATGCCCGCGTGCCCGACGGCAACGGCGCCGGCATTCGCATGGAGCAGGGCAATCTCACCGTCGCCTGGACGGTGTTCCAGAACGGCCAGTGCGGCATTCTCTCGGCCAACGATCCCGCCGCGACGATCCGGATCGATCATTCGACCTTCAGCGGCCTCGGCAAGCATCCCGACGGCACCGGTGCCCATTCGCTCTATATCGGCGAATATGGCGCGTTGATCGTTACCAATTCGCGGTTCGAGCGCGGCACCGGCGGCCATTATCTCAAATCCCGTTCGCCGAAGATCGAGGTAACCGGCACTAGCTTCGACGACAGCCGCGGCAGCGCCACGAATTACGCGATCGATCTGTCGGGCGGCGCCACCGGTCGCATCGTCGGCAACGTCTTCGTGAACGGCCGCGGCAAGGAGAATTATTCGACGATGATCGCCGTCGCCGCGGAAGGCGTGCACAGCAGCTCCGCCGGCCTGGTGGTGGAGAATAACGATGTCTCGCTGGCGCCCGGGGTGACCTACGAGACCGTGTTCGTCGGCAATTGGTCGGACGATCCGCTGACGGTGCGCGGCAATCGCCTCGGCAAGGGCATCAAGGCCGAAGAGGGGCGGTAATTGGAAGCCGGGCTTCGCCCCCTCTCGCCTTGAACTTCGCCCCTCCCTTAAAAGGGGTGGGTAGGCGGCCGAAGCCCCTCGATGGGGCCGAGGGCGCTAAACAGCCGCAAGGCGGCATCGAGCCGCCTTGCGGCTCACCCACCCCCTCCCCTCCCTTGAAAGGGAGGGGCTTAGAATTTCGGCTCTACCCGATCACTCGGCTCCCAAGGCTTTTCGCCAGATATTCGAGATTTGCGATGCGCATCAGCATGCCCTGATCCTGCACCCGCTCGATCCGGAAGAAGCGCCGCATCGCCGGATGTTCGAGATCGATCACCCGTCCGAGATAGTCGGACGCCATCAGCCCGGTGGGGCCCGCCCAGCCGCGCTGCAGGCGCCGCTGCAGCGCGTAACTGTGCTGCCGGAGGCGGGCCGGGCGCATCCGGGTGCTCCATTCGGACAGGCGGTGGCGCAGTCCCGGCGGCGTATCGAAGCCATGGCCGTAGGCGGACATGTGCCGCGCGAGCGATGGGTCGAGGGCCGCGACCAGCATCGCTTCAAAGCGTCCGGCATGTTTCAGTGCCATCGGCAGGGTCATTGCTCCGGCGACGACCTGATGATCGAGGAACGGCATCAGATAGGGGCCGTAGCGCGCCTCGAGGCTGATCTCGCGGCCGAAGAAGGAGCGGCAGCGCAGCCGCGGATAGATATGCTCGACGAGCGGGCGCGGCAGCCTGCCGCGATCGCCGGCACGGCCGAGCGCGGCCAGGATCTTGTCCTCGATGCCGCGCAGAAAGGCCTTGTCGTCGAACGCCCCGGTGAGATCGCCGCGATCGTAGCGGGCGAAGAAGGTTCGGGCGACGACGGCGGCGGAGACGGGCCGATCGGGCAGATAGAAGAAATTGCGGAAGATCTCGCCGCATCCGCCCGAGGCGGCGAGCGCGCCGCCGGGATGCCTGGCGTCCCGCGCCGCGGCATTGGCGCCGCTCTCGAAGATCTCGCCGTAGACGGGAAGGCCGTCATAGTCCTGGAAGTTGCGCGCGACCCGCTCTGCATAGGCCTCGGGCCCGGGCGGCGGCACGGCCGATTTGTCGACCCATTCGACTTTGAACCCTTCCGCCGCACCGATCGCGCGACCGATCGCGACATCCTCGCTGTCCGCGCGGCCGTAGACGTAGACATGCGGACGACTGCCGGCGGCGCGGAGGCCGGCGAGCAGCAGGCGCGAATCGAGGCCGCCCGACAGCGGGCAGCAGATGCGATCGCCGTAGGCGGCGACATGCGCGCCGATGATCGCGTCCAGCTTCGTGCGGTGAGCGGCGATGCGTTCCGCAAGCGGCAGGTCGATCGCCGTGTCCGGAAGCGGCTTCGCAAGTGTGTGGAAGACAGCGCCGTCCGCGTCCAATTCGATCAGCGCGTTCGGACCCACGAGCTTGATCTCGGCGAAGACGGTGTCATCGCCGATCGGCACGACGTTGAACGCCATCTCGTACACCGCCTGGGCGTCGAAATGCAGCCGCGGCAGCGCCTCCGCCGCAGCGAGAAAGGAAGTGGAGAAGATCCGCGCCTCGGAGTCACGGAACAGCTGGAAGGCGGCGAAGAAGTCGGTGAACAGGAAGGTGCGGCCGCCGCGGCGAACCAGAGCCACGAACTGGCCGCCAATTCGGCTCCAGTCGATCCGCGGCAGGTCCATCGTCAGCAGCGCCTCGAGCGCGCCGCGTCCGAGCTTGCCGTCGCAGACCAGAGTGCCGGCGACCGCGACGAGATCGTCACCGCGGACGAACAGGCTCTCCGGGCCGCCGATGATGTGCGGCGCGTGGAGCAGGGTCCAGCCGCCGACCACATGTTCGGACGGAGCGGCAAAACCGTGGCGCCCGAACTGCGCCCGCGCCGACGCGAGCGCCGGACCGGCGACGCCGGGATCCGATCCGCGAACGAGGAACAACCCTGCCATACGCGCAGGCCTAAAGCGGAGGTCTTAAGATCTGGCTGAAGGGCCGGATTCGCGTCCGTTGCTCGGAGCTGCCGGCTTAACGGCCCGTCAACCGCATCCGGCTACAGCCGAGCGGGAAGGACAGGCGGCGATGATCGACAATTTCGTGCTGGGGCTGACCCACGGGCTGATGCTGCTCGCCGCCTGGCGGATCCTGTCGCGGCGCGATCTCGACGACGATACGGTTGCTCCGGAGGCCGCTGCCGAGACGAGCGCATGGGCGAAGCTCCGCCGCACGCCGGATGCGCCGCGTGCGTGACATTGGCATCATCCTGTTCCTGCTCGCCTTGCTCGGGCTCGCAGCGCGGCGCCCGTTCCTGTTCACGCTCGCCTACATCTATGTCGACAGCGTCTCGCCGCATCGAATTTCTTACTATCTGCTGAATTCGATCCCGCTGTCGATGATCGTGGCCGTGCTGGCGATCGGCGGCTGGGCCCTGCTCGACGACAAGAAGGGCATGCGGATCACGGTCTTCCAGCTGCTGCTGGTCGGCATGATCCTCTATGCCGGCTGGACCACCGGCACAGCGGTCGCGCCCTTGCCGGCGCAGGACAAATGGGATTGGGTTTGGAAGAGCCTGCTCTTCGCCGCCTTCCTGCCGCTGGCGGTGCGCACCCGGCTGCGGCTGGAGGCCGCCTTGCTCTTCCTCGTCCTCTCGGCGGGCGTGGTGATCATCTCGGCAGGGATCAAGACGATGGCCGGCGGCGGCGGTTACGGCCGCCTCAACCTGCTGGTCGACAGCAACAGCGGCCTCTACGAAGGCAGCACCATCTCGGCGATCGCGATCGCGTTGATCCCGGTGATCCTCTGGTTCACCCGCCACGGCACCATCTTTCCGCCCGACCGTCGCGTGAAGCTGTTCTGCGGCGGCTTCGTCTTCGCCTGCCTGCTGATCCCGATCGGCACCGAGGCGCGCACTGGACTGGTCTGCATCGCGGTGCTGGCGGTGCTGATGCTGCGCGACGTCAAGCGCCGCTTCCTTTACATCGGCCTGGTCGCCTTCGCTGGTCTGCTGGTGGCACCCTTGCTGCCGCAGAGCTTCCAGCAAAGGATGGGTCTGATCTCGGGGCACCAGCAGGACAGCTCGGCCGCATCGCGAATCGCGGTATGGCAATGGACGCTCGATTTTGCCCGCGAGCACCCGACCGGCGGCGGCTTCGGGGCCTATCATATCAACAAGCTGGAAGTGCAGACCACGCAGGTGGTCGAGGAAGGCGG
The nucleotide sequence above comes from Sphingosinicella sp. BN140058. Encoded proteins:
- a CDS encoding DUF5935 domain-containing protein — encoded protein: MRRVRDIGIILFLLALLGLAARRPFLFTLAYIYVDSVSPHRISYYLLNSIPLSMIVAVLAIGGWALLDDKKGMRITVFQLLLVGMILYAGWTTGTAVAPLPAQDKWDWVWKSLLFAAFLPLAVRTRLRLEAALLFLVLSAGVVIISAGIKTMAGGGGYGRLNLLVDSNSGLYEGSTISAIAIALIPVILWFTRHGTIFPPDRRVKLFCGGFVFACLLIPIGTEARTGLVCIAVLAVLMLRDVKRRFLYIGLVAFAGLLVAPLLPQSFQQRMGLISGHQQDSSAASRIAVWQWTLDFAREHPTGGGFGAYHINKLEVQTTQVVEEGGVQRLIEQKLIDEGRAWHSAYFEMLGEQGYPGLLWLFLIHGIVMLRMERIRRRYRDAAGDQAWIAPLATALQHFQIIYLVGAAFVAIALTPFILLMLGVETGFSLIVRRREQAGRGRWGQPAAAPARPAIQQPA
- a CDS encoding right-handed parallel beta-helix repeat-containing protein, producing MTIPLRLALSFAAATGLAAPAAAQSDAGPYRIEETGQRFGSLQEAVSAIGNGDGTIYIAPGRYRECAVQEGGRVAFVAEQRGITVFDGEMCEGKAALVLRGRESHVEGLVFQNARVPDGNGAGIRMEQGNLTVAWTVFQNGQCGILSANDPAATIRIDHSTFSGLGKHPDGTGAHSLYIGEYGALIVTNSRFERGTGGHYLKSRSPKIEVTGTSFDDSRGSATNYAIDLSGGATGRIVGNVFVNGRGKENYSTMIAVAAEGVHSSSAGLVVENNDVSLAPGVTYETVFVGNWSDDPLTVRGNRLGKGIKAEEGR
- a CDS encoding TIGR04063 family PEP-CTERM/XrtA system glycosyltransferase; protein product: MRILHVLDHSLPMHSGYTFRTRAIVTAQLGRGLDVACLTGARHTSGGPPLETIEGIDFHRTPMPRPAPSPLREWREVRALSRRLDALVREWRPDQLHVHSPVLNALAALPVARRHGLPLIYEIRAFWEDAAVGNGTGRENSLRYRATRLLETRAARRADMVAVICEGLRRDLVARGIAPEKIIVSPNGVDMSLFGSPVPADPNLARRLGLKDADVVGFIGSFYDYEGLDDLIAAMPLLLGRRPNAHLLLVGGGPMEQALKAQAAASPAASRIHFVGRVPHHEVERYYGLIDVLAYPRKQMRLTELVTPLKPLEAMAQRKLVVASNVGGHRELIEDGVTGTLFPAGDPKALADALDSLFANRGAWEGRRDVARDYVERDRNWSSNISNYMPAYQRLTGKAL